In Thermorudis peleae, a genomic segment contains:
- a CDS encoding MraY family glycosyltransferase, with protein MVERGLIALAVGLIAGGTSAFIMPWLIHLAARYDILSYPTEPRQVHRRPLPRIGGPGIFLGFVTGLALSFVLPVERFPIEIERIALLVIGSGLVVGSVLYDDLMGLRPLPKLLWQIAAAAIIILPRLRGPEHGLVIEQFRNPFGGMTTLPLIIAVLFTFFWIVGMMNTVNFLDGLDGLAGTVVTIACVVLFLHTFFRPAGNPQFTISLLPMALGAATLGFLVFNWHPARILMGDSGAMFLGYALAVTAIIGGAKIATALLVLWLPILDVAWLILYRLRLGRSPMAADRSHLHHRLLDRGWSQRQIVGLFAVVSSAFGAAALLLSGPLVKLLVLSAAGILGLVALALLARQTPKAAAKTEQSVNQPVLPQPPRRS; from the coding sequence ATGGTGGAACGAGGACTCATCGCGCTCGCTGTTGGTCTCATTGCAGGGGGAACATCAGCCTTCATAATGCCCTGGCTGATTCACCTCGCCGCGCGGTATGACATCCTCAGCTACCCCACCGAGCCACGCCAAGTACATCGCCGGCCATTGCCACGCATCGGCGGGCCAGGCATCTTCCTTGGCTTTGTGACCGGTCTTGCGCTCTCATTTGTGCTGCCAGTCGAGCGGTTTCCAATTGAGATTGAGCGGATCGCCCTGCTGGTCATCGGGAGCGGGCTCGTCGTTGGCAGCGTCCTCTACGATGATCTCATGGGGCTACGGCCACTACCGAAATTGCTCTGGCAAATTGCTGCGGCTGCAATCATCATCTTGCCGCGACTCCGCGGCCCCGAGCATGGTCTGGTCATTGAGCAGTTTCGCAACCCCTTTGGGGGCATGACAACGTTGCCACTTATTATCGCCGTGCTTTTCACATTCTTCTGGATCGTCGGGATGATGAACACGGTGAACTTCCTCGATGGCCTGGACGGTCTTGCCGGGACAGTCGTCACCATTGCCTGTGTCGTCCTCTTTCTCCACACCTTCTTCCGACCAGCGGGCAACCCGCAATTCACCATCTCCCTTCTGCCGATGGCACTTGGGGCCGCTACCCTTGGTTTTCTTGTCTTCAACTGGCACCCAGCACGGATACTCATGGGTGACAGTGGTGCCATGTTCCTTGGCTACGCGCTCGCTGTTACGGCCATTATCGGTGGGGCAAAGATCGCGACCGCACTCTTGGTCCTCTGGCTGCCGATTCTCGATGTCGCTTGGCTTATCCTCTACCGCCTCCGCCTTGGCCGCTCGCCGATGGCTGCTGATCGTAGCCATCTTCACCATCGGCTCCTCGACCGTGGATGGTCGCAGCGCCAAATTGTTGGCCTGTTCGCCGTGGTCTCAAGCGCGTTTGGCGCTGCAGCGCTGCTCCTTTCCGGCCCACTCGTCAAGCTGCTTGTCCTCAGCGCCGCAGGTATCCTCGGCCTCGTCGCACTCGCTTTGCTCGCACGGCAAACACCGAAAGCAGCAGCGAAAACGGAGCAATCGGTCAACCAGCCAGTGCTTCCGCAACCGCCACGGAGGTCGTAA
- the glyA gene encoding serine hydroxymethyltransferase codes for MDERLWSWDPEIAAAIAGEECRQAGTIELIASENFTSPAVMAAVGTVLTNKYAEGYPGRRYYGGCEWVDRVETIAIERAKQLFGAAHVNVQPHSGAQANMAAMLAVLSPGDRILSLSLQQGGHLSHGAPVNFSGRWFEIHFYHLHPETEQLDYDHIRARAHEVQPKLIICGYSAYSRTIDFARFREIADEVGAVLLADIAHIAGIVAVGLHPSPVGLAQIVTTTTHKTLRGPRGGMILCDADYAETIDKSVFPGTQGGPLMHIIAGKAVAFGEALQPSFRDYIARVLENARVLAETLQAEGLRIVSGGTDNHLMLVDLRPLGLSGRKAEKALDAVGITVNKNAIPNDPRPPAQASGIRLGTPAMTTRGFGPDEMRLTGQLIATVLRNPDDTATLERVRGQVRELVEHFPVPGLPPLSKIVHTMEAAQLGFAGELR; via the coding sequence ATGGACGAACGACTCTGGAGTTGGGATCCTGAGATCGCAGCGGCAATCGCGGGTGAAGAGTGCCGTCAGGCAGGCACTATTGAACTCATCGCCTCTGAGAACTTCACCAGCCCAGCGGTTATGGCCGCGGTCGGAACCGTCCTCACCAACAAATATGCCGAAGGCTACCCAGGACGCCGCTATTATGGTGGATGTGAATGGGTTGATCGCGTAGAAACCATCGCAATCGAACGTGCAAAGCAGCTCTTCGGAGCCGCACACGTCAACGTTCAACCGCACTCGGGCGCACAAGCCAATATGGCGGCGATGCTCGCCGTGCTCTCCCCGGGAGACCGGATTCTGAGTCTCAGTCTGCAACAGGGTGGGCATCTCAGCCATGGCGCACCCGTCAACTTCTCTGGCCGCTGGTTCGAGATCCATTTCTATCACCTCCACCCTGAGACTGAGCAACTTGACTATGACCATATTCGAGCGCGAGCGCACGAAGTACAGCCGAAGCTCATCATCTGCGGTTACAGCGCCTATTCGCGCACGATCGATTTTGCGCGCTTTCGCGAGATTGCTGACGAGGTCGGGGCTGTGTTACTTGCCGACATCGCGCACATCGCAGGCATCGTTGCAGTCGGCCTCCATCCAAGCCCGGTTGGCCTCGCTCAGATCGTCACGACAACCACCCACAAGACGCTTCGCGGTCCTCGTGGTGGGATGATCCTCTGTGATGCTGACTATGCCGAAACAATTGATAAAAGCGTCTTCCCTGGCACGCAAGGTGGCCCACTCATGCACATCATCGCAGGCAAAGCTGTTGCTTTCGGAGAAGCGCTCCAGCCGAGCTTTCGGGACTATATCGCCCGGGTACTTGAGAACGCTCGCGTCTTAGCGGAAACACTCCAGGCTGAGGGATTACGCATCGTCTCGGGCGGTACAGACAATCACTTAATGCTTGTTGATTTGCGTCCACTTGGCCTCAGCGGGCGCAAGGCAGAGAAGGCGCTTGATGCCGTGGGGATCACGGTCAACAAGAACGCAATCCCCAATGACCCACGGCCACCGGCTCAGGCAAGCGGGATTCGCCTCGGCACACCGGCGATGACCACGCGCGGATTTGGCCCAGACGAAATGCGCCTCACTGGACAGCTCATTGCGACCGTGCTGCGTAACCCAGATGATACGGCGACACTCGAACGCGTGCGTGGGCAAGTACGCGAACTGGTCGAGCACTTCCCGGTACCGGGTCTGCCGCCACTCAGCAAGATTGTGCACACGATGGAGGCAGCCCAGCTGGGCTTTGCCGGAGAGCTGCGATAG